TACGCTTGCTGAAATTCCTGCTCAATCTGGATCCCTGGGATCTGCCGCAATACTTCGAGAGACTGCTGCGCGACCTCCCGTTGCGCTTCGAGCCAGTCTTCGATGAGCTGAGCCTCCGCATTGAGCACCTCCGCGTCTTGTCGGCCAGAGGACCGAGCCAGACGCGTCACGCGACCAAGATGTCGGGTCTGACCGCTGTAAGGTGTGTAGAGTCCTGAACTTGGCGCTGGTGCCCGCGCCAAGCGCTCTTTGATCTGCCGCATCCGCTCTGCGCCTGACAACCGACCCTGCCCACCTGCTGTGCGCCCTTTCAATCCAGACTCTTTTGCATTGACACGATCCCGAAGCGCAGCCGCATGACTGTGAGACGGTGGCACCTCGTGCACAAAGCTCCCGCTTTTTTTCATGTGGTCCGCAACAACCTTTGAAAGCGCTAATGCCGCAGCTTGCCCCCCTGCACCCTTTACCTCTGCGGTGAACTTCGTTTTGCGCATCACCGCAACTTTGGCTTTGCCCAAGTGCTTACCAGGCCGGCGCGTGAGTTCGCGGGCACGTTCAAACTCTCCATTGCGCGCAGCTTCCTGGGCTTGTGCTCGGAGACTGCGATGATCGACACGAGCCGCGTTGCCGGCATTTTTCAAGTGCGCATTGATGACCGTTGCGATGTCTTTGCGGATTTGCCGCAGTGCTCTTGTGCCACCGCCTTGGCGTGCATCAAACTCAGCACAGGCGCGCTCTCCCAATCCTCCTGGGCCGACCTGTCGGGCTGACATCAGCAAATGCACATGATGATTGCGCTGATCGCCAAGCTTGCTTGGCGTGTGGACCGCCACCAGCACAGCGACGTGGAAGCGCTCGACGAGCAATTGACCCAGCGCCAAAGCGAGCACTCTTCTTTGGTGTGCATCAAGGCTGTGCGGAAGCGACACCTCGACTTCACGACAAACACGTGCGTTTTTGCGTGTCTCGGCCGCTTCGTTCGCGTTCCAAAAATACTGCGCATCGAAGCACCAAGACGGCGCTCCCTTCGGTGCGAGCATCTGATGGAAATCCACACCGCCTCGGTGGGAATAATTGTGACCAAGCCCCGTGCTCATATCGAGCAGATCAAACCCTGCTCGGTAAGCCGCTGCTGCGACCGACGAGTCGCCGTTGCCTCGGCTAAAAGACTTCATTGTTGCGTGATAAATCGCCATTTGTGAAACTCCTGTTTGTGGAGCACACAAAGAAGCGGCATAACATCCCGTGTCGAGAGATAAGCGAACTCGACAACAGGGAGACATGAATCTCGGGGTTTTTAAGGATGGTCTGATCAACGCAGCCGGAAAACGAAACACGCCACATCCGCCGCGCTGAGGGCGCTCAACCCCCCGGTTTTTTGCCGTTTTCGGCATGTTTTCGGGGNGTTGTACTCCGCGTCGCCGAAGGTCAGTTGCATCGTCATCGTCCTGGTGCCTCTGTGCGATTGTCGCAGGATCAGGGGGAGTTGTTCAGAGTTTCCTTAAGGGGCTGTGTTGCCTAGCGAAGCATAGCAACGAGGTGGCGAAAGCCACCGCACCAACGCGCAGCGTTGGCGCACGGTTTCTGCAAAGCAGAAACCATAAGTGCGCTCTTGCTGTTTGATTCTTTATTAGAATTTTCGCGCTACGGCTGGGTCAGCAATTGCGCCCCTCTACGTATGATTAATAGTTATATTAGACAATGAATAAGACCTGTACAGATCTGACTTTTGCCATGCCCTGTGCCACCTTTAAGCTACCTGTCCATGCAGTCGTGATGTCCCGTGGTTTTCGGAAATCCAAGCAGCAGCAGGACGGATTGCCATCAGGTTGATAGCATCACCAAAGCCGATCGAACGCGAATTCGCAACAGCTGCGGAAACAAGGAAGCGAAATGCCCAATGACTACTGGGACATGGATGACAAGAACGACCCCAACCTGTTGAACCTCGCCAGCGTGAGCACTTCGATGCTCGTGCCCTTTCCAGTGGGAAAACTGCCAGATGCTTCCGTGCTTTGGCTCAATGAGCGCTGGTTTCATGACTTAGGCATGGCCATCCACGACACGCCCACTCGGACCAGCATTTCAGCGTCCTTGCTTGAGCGCTTTGCCGTGACATCTATCGAAGCTCACTGCGTTGCCGGCAGCTTTGGCGAACAGACACTGGGCGCTGATCGCTATGGAGGGAGCGGTGGGGCAATCCACGGAGGGAGTGGCCGCTGTGGCTCCGATGGCATGCTCATCGCCAAAGGAACCGGCCCCACGCCATTGGTCTCCGAGGCCCATGATTGGTCACACTCGCATGGGTGTCTCTATCTTTACGATGCCATTCGCGAGGCAGTTGCTAGCGAGATCCTCAACGCAGAACTCCCCCACGGGGCAGTCCCCATCGTTGCCATCATTGATGCCGGCTTCTCTCTGGCACGCACCGATGCAGACGAACCGGAACGTTGCGCCATCCTGATCAGGCCCGCTTTCCTGCGCTTAGCGCACTTCGAGCGCAGCCTGTATTTCGGAACATCAGGCAGCGCAAACAGCGATCAATTTCAAGATAGCCTGCGGGTCAGAGACGCCATCCACTTTGCCGACGAGCACGCGCAGCTCGATGCCGGCAATCCCAATTGCCTAGGCGTTGACTTGTCTGAGCTCTACCTCCGCCTTGCCGAGCAGATTGCCGCAAGTCGCGCGCATCGCCTCTGGACCGGACGCCCGACAAGCGACAACATCACATTGAACGCGCAGTTCCTGGATTTCGGCGGCTTCCGCGCAGTTCCCAGCTGGAAGCATGGCACAGATGGGCATCGTCACTTCTTCGGCGATGAGATGCGCGATGTTCGCCACTCGCTTCCATCGCTTGCCTATTTCTTCAAGAAGTATTCCCGCTTTGACAAGGCAATCGCCAACATCGATCAGCTGCTTATCCAGATCGAGCATCACATGGAAGCTGCTTTTCTCCATCACTGTGCAGAAGCGTGTGCCTTGCCTGAGTCAAGCCCAGAGGCGTTGCATTTCAAAGCGCTCATTGCGCGCTACTACCGCGAGCAACAGCGCATTGACTATGCGTTCGATCAGCCCACAAAGCACGGCGAGCGCCACGATTGGCTCTCTGACCACCTCAGAGGCAAAGCAACCCGGGGGTCTCAGATTGGCGAGGAGATCGCAGCGTTCGTGCGCGCACTTCCGAACGCAGATCTTCATCTTTGTGCGGCCAACCGCTGGCTGAGACCACGACCACGCCTTTCCTATCGCGTCTCTAAGCGCCGCGCGATCAAGCTGGTGCGGTCGATCCTCGCCGATCGGTCGTCGGGACCCGAGCGGGTCTCGGTCTTTATCGCAACCGAGGTCGCGGTCTCGCGACGGGTTTGGAGAGGCTTACCACCACACTGGCTTGTCCTAGGCTACGCAAGCGATCACGTGTCCACCGCGCTGTATTTCTTTGATACGCACCGCATGGCTTATGCAGCCCAGCTGTCGGGACCACGCGTGCATGGGGGAACACTGCTCTTCGGTGCCCAAGTCGCAGATGAGAAACTCGGCATCACCAATTCTGGCCATCGAACCGTCGTGCTTGTCGACTGCGAACCCACCAGCTACCTCGTAGGTCTAGGCTTGAACGGGCGTGCAACAATTCCTGCCGCACTGCTCACCTTCCCGGACGCTGCCGTTGCCGCGCAAAAATTCAGCTCAACCAACACCCATGCAACCTAATGCCGTTGATGCGCAGGCGCTTGGCCTGGCGATGCAACTCCTGTTCAAGACTGACCGCAAGAAGTTCAGTATAGCAGCGGCTTATGTGTGGCTATGGCCTGCGATTCGCCTAGGCCAGTTCGTCACGATCGAAGACGACGATGGGGTATGGACCGGCTACGCCTTATGGGCATATCTAACGCCTGAAACCGCCAGTCATTTGGTTCGGCAAGATCCTCCGTTCTTGCCGATTAGCGACTGGAACGAAGGTGATCAACTCTGGATCCTGGATTTCGTGGCTATGCCAGGGCATCACCGACGCCTGGCGAGAGCACTCCGACACTGCTTGCGTTCTCACTTCAAGCAAGCGCATCGCTTGGTGCGAGATAAGACGGGCGCTATCCTGGGAACCAAGACTTACACCCTTCGCAAAGATGGCTGAGGAAGACACGTTGCTTCCTTGATACGAATGGACGAACCGAAGCGACAAGGCAGTTGCAGCCCATGCATGAAGTGACATCAAGGCCGACTAAGGCCTGGACTGGATTTTTGTTCCTGGGCTTCGGTTCTGGTTTGCCTTATCCGCTGATCGGCAGCACCTTAGGCTATTGGCTCAGCGAAAAGTCGCTTTCGATCGCAGTCATCGGTGCCTTGGCTTGGACCGCACTTCCCTACTCCCTCAAATTCCTATGGGCCCGCCATCTCGACCAACGCCGTGCACCGGTCGTTGGAGGCACCATGGCGCACCGTCAGGGCTGGATTGTCTTGTCTTCGGTCATGGTCGCCCTCTCTCTCCTGGGCCTTGTCCTGAGCGTCGTCACCGGTAGTCTGCCGCTCATTGCATTGAGCTCCATCGCAGCCGCCTTTGGCGGTGCGACCCTGGATGCCTCAGTCGATGCATTTCGCATCGAACAGGAGGCAGTGCACCAGCAGCCAGCCAAGCTCCTCACTGCCTATCAGTTTGGCTACCGCATTGCTCTTCTGCTAAGCGACGGTCTGGTATTCTTGCTCGCAGCGCGGCTGTCTTGGCAGGTTGCTTATGCCCTTCTGCTGCCACTGATGTTGGTGCCCATCTGCGGAACGCTCTTTCTGCAATCCCATCCCGATAGCGACCGCACCCCAGATGCCACGAGTGCGGAGAAGCAGAGGGCTCCGTTGGTGTCGCTTCGACCCTCCACGATGCAAGGGTGGATCGCGGTGATCGTCTTCATCGGCTGCTATCGCCTACCGGACATTCTTTTGGGTCCCATGATCAATCCTTTTTTCTATGCCCTTGGCATCGGGAAGAGTGCGGTCGGATCATTGCACATCTGGCTAGCCATCCCTGCTGCCTTCCTCGGAATTTTGGCCGCAGGCACCAGCTTGAGACGCATGTCTCTGGGCACGACCATTCTTGTTGGCGCAGCTCTCCAAGCCCTTGCCCTCCTCGGTCTTGCCTTGCTTTCGTCCAACGAGCGGTCTGTTGAGCTGCTTTGGGCTAGCGTTATTCTTCAAAACCTTGCCAGTAGCTATACCGGCATCGCGTTGGTTGCTTACATGTCAAAGCTAGTCACACTCGGACGGGCAGGAGAGCACTACGCTTGGCTAACAAGCTTCTACTCGATCTTCGGCAGGGTGCTTGCCGGCTTCTCAGGCCTTGCAGTGGCTTATCTCACCACGCTCCATGGACAAAGCCAGGGCTATGGCACTTTCTTCATCGGCATCTGCCTGATGTGCGTGCCTGCCCTCCTCGTCTACTCGCGCATCATTCGCAACACCCTGAGAGAGCGGCCCGAGCCGTAGTGCCATCACGCTATCGCCTCCCATGCCACAGCGGCTGCTTATGACTATGTAGTGCTTAAACTCATCGTTTCACACTAAACATGTTGGTTGCTCATCTCAGCGCTAGCCAATTAGATAGATGCCTAATTGGCTAGCGCCAGCAAAACCTATTAGTTTCGACTTCTTGTGAGACCAAGCAAGCACTCGCCCTTCGAGCTCGCCTTTACATATACCGACGTTTCACCAAGATTGGTTTTATAGAAGACATCCTTACTAACGTCGGTGAGTGGCGCATGGGGATTGGGTGGCAAGACGTATGGAGTGAGCGCAAATTTTTGCTTGATCTTAGACACCTCATAACAGCGTCCGGGCGTCAATTCCATATACGCAAAGCTCACTCCTTTGTCGAGCTCAGGTGGAACCCTGAACTCAACGAAGGAGACTCCATATTGATCCTTTGTCTTCAACGCGGCTGAACGAAAAGCAATGTTCAATGACCGGCTTGAACTTACTTGCCGAAATTCACTGAGGCCGATATCACGGAAAGTTTCATAGTTGACCGGCTTAGCAGAATCATAAAACTTACTAACGATCTCATCCAAATTCAATTGAGAGTCCTTATTTTCAGCATGCGCACTCATCGCCGCAGAAAAATTAAGGATTACCAGAAACGCCATTTTTTTTGAAAAAAACATACCAGCCACCTTCTGAAATTTAATATCCATACACCATGCCATCAGCCCCCAGCGGGTTTCCTACTGTCCCAATAGTTCCCGTAGTATTGCTCATAGCTAATATCATCAGCCTTATTATCAGGAGTTCCATTCACATCAATATGCTCGCCATTCCTGAAAGACTCGCCGATTTGCGCTGAAGCAGCGTCCCAGTTTATCTGACCGGCCTGATATGCGTCATATGTCGCATTATAAGAAGCCACATTGGCGGGATCTGCGGCAATGTTGAAAGCGACACCCTGTGCGGTAAGCTCTCTCTGGACCGCGATTGAGTAGATTGTTGCTTCACCTTCAGTTGCTAGACCCATATTAATGGCTGATGCTCGATCTGTAACCGTGTTCCACTCCCCATCGAAAAGCGTATGCCCTAATTCATGTGTTAGTTGGGATGCTGTATCGCTGGGGTTAGAATACATTTTTACGTAAACTGTTCCACCGCCAGTAGCAAGAGGATCCGTATGAGAATAACCATCAGTGGCCACTATATTGAAACCCTTCGCTTGCGCCAGCTGAACCAGCCCTTCCAAGGTTGCTGACTTATTGACGAGGATATCCACCTCTGCTCCGAGATCAGTCGTCGTATTTTTGTCCGTTGGATTCGGCAGTCCACCCCCGCCTCCACCACTGGGCGGTGGTGTCGGGAACTCAATCGGCGGAGAGGGTGGAAGCGACGGTGGCCCCGAAGGCGGCGGGTTAACAACCACTGGCGGCAGCGTGGGCGGCTCGCTTGGATCGACATCCGCAGCGGCGGCGGCACCTGCCACTAAGAATAGCTCTTCATTTTTCAGCTCTCTCATTACAGCACTCCATACTATGTGTTTAATTTTGTCCTAGTCATTCCCACTATCGACTTCTCAATAACACCCCTCCCTTTGAATTAATTCATAAGCACTGATTGCTCATTGTTGCTTGGACTTTTCAGTAGTTTCCGCTGCATCGCTCTTTTCAGATGCTCTTGGCTGCTCTTTGATCAAGGGCCTTAGAGTTCCGCCCACGAAGAGATAGTGCATGTCGCACATCCGAGAGATGTTCTTGTCGTGCCGACGTCCCCCCATCCTGAGTAGCAGTCGGGTTTAGAGTCCGGGGTTGATGATATCGCTGTTGGCCAGGTGCTGGGCATAGGCCGTCGGCGTCATTCCGCCGATTGCTTNCTTCGGAAAAACGCTTCTTCACGTCCAATCTCCTCGGGGTAGGGAATTGGACTCCAAACTAAGGCGCTACTCAAACTTGGGGGGACGTCGGCGCGTCACAATGACTGTGGTTGCGCCGATGCTCTTGATGTTCTTCATCAGCTGTATGCCCATCTGCTCATCAACCCCAGTCGTTGGCTCATCCATCAACAACAACTTAGTGCGCCTGTAGAAGGCTCTGGCCAAGAAGATCCGTTGTTTCTGACCACCTGACAGCGTGTTTCCCAAATCGCCGACTCTGGTGTTGAAGCCCATTGGCATGCGCTGTATATCGTCGTGGATGCACGCCAATTTCGCAGCCTGCGCGAGACGTTCTTGGTCAATGTGCTCATCAAACATAGAGATGTTTTCCGCCAGTGTTCCGGACAACAAATTGTCACCCTGCATCACGATGCTGACCTTGCTTCGGTAGCTCGACTTACCGACCTTCCGTAGATCCTCTCCATTGACCAAGAAGTCTCCGACTTGAAGATCTTCAAGCCCCGCCAGAACGCGGATGAGTGTGGTCTTGCCCACGCCTGAGTTCCCGACGATCGCAATCACTTGGCCTGCCGGGGCCCTGAGCTGCAAAGCGCTCATGATCCACTTGTCCGTGGACGAGTAGCGGAAGTAGCCATTGACAATGGCAATGGTAGGCGCGGCATCTTCCAGCGCGCCGTTGCCATGCAAAAACGACTCAGGCTCGCTGTGGGTGATGTCTGAAATCCGCTCGGTGTGCAAGCGAAGCAGCCGCAGCTGCATCAAGTAGTCAGCCAGGTTGATGCTGCGCTGGCTGAACTGGGTCGCATAGATCAGAAAAACCGTCAGCACCCCAATCGTCATATCCCCACTGAGCACCAACCGGGTGCCTTCCCAAATTACAAAGATGCGGCACAGGCCCTGGATGAGAAGCTGGATAGAATCGAACCCAATGCGGATCCGCTCGGCCCCGATGGTCGCGTTGGTCGCTTTCGCGCTGTAGTTCGTAAAGCGCGACGCCCAAAGTGCTGACTTGTTGAATAGCTTGATGGGCTGGATACTTCGGACCGTTTCGTAGAGCAAGCTTTGCCGGCGTGCATCGATGTTGATCTGATCGAGATTGGCCTCTTTGAGTTTGGCGTAGTAGGCGTAGCGCGAACCCACATAGGCAATGGTGAAAGCCAACAAGGCGAAGGAAAGCGGCGCGTCATAGCTTATCAAGAGCAACAACATGAGGAAAGACATCACCCCATCGATGACCGCTTCCAGCATTTTCGTGGTGAGTGACTGCTGGATGGAGTAGATCGACTGAAAGCGACTCGAAATATCCCCGGTGTGCCGCTTCACGAAATACGACTGGGGTAGCGACACTAGGTGACGGAACAAGTTGCTACTCCACCGCAAGCCGGTGGTGGAAGAGATCCACAGCAAGGTCCATTTCCTGGCAACGGTCAAGACGAGTTGGACCAAGAGCACGATCGAAAAGCCGATCGCCAATGTGGTGACCAGGCCATCGTCCTTGACGCTGAGCACCTGATCCATGGTCAGTCGCAGATACTGCGGCGCAATCAGCGCACAACCTTCCAAGAAGAGCGCCAAGATGCCAACAACCCAGAACGCGGGCACCAGGGACCGAAGCGAGCCTGCCAGATCGCGAAGCGATACCGATGGCACACTCTTGATCTTCTTGAAGGCCGGGCCGGGATGCGCCTCTAACGCAATGCCGCTAAAGAGTTCATCGAACTCATCGAGCTTGATCTTCTTGACGCCGGTTGCAGGATCGCTGATGTGCACATGCCCGCCCCGCACAGCCGTCAGCACGACAAAGTGCCCGTGGTGCAGGTGGACCATGCAAGGGAGCGATAGCTTGGGCAGTTCGTAAAGCTCCAAGCGAAGCGGACGCGTTGTGAGCCCGTTGGCATCAGCGATTTCAATCAGAGACGCGAGCGTTGCCCCACTGGTTGACACCGTAAAGCGGTTGCGAAGCTCCCCGAGGCTCGTCTCATGGCCGTAGTAGGAGAGCAGCATCGCAATGCAGGCCAGGCCGCACTCACTCGACTCCGTCTGACGGATATGCGGCACACGACGCTTCGAGGAGAACACCAGGCTTGGTCCAGCAGAGCGATCCGGCTCGGCATCGCCATTGGCGGATGGTGTCAAGACGTCCTTCATCGCTTTTCATCCGTCAAGCGCGATCCCATCGTTTGGAAGGGGTCAAACATCCACTCCCAAATCTTGCGCCCCTCCAAGATCAGTTCCGCATCCACTTCCATCCCCGGCAGGAAGGACTTCGCTTCTTGGGCGACTCCGATGGTCTGATAAGGCAAGGCCACCTTGGCGGTGTAAACCGGCTCAGTGGGCGACTGGCGACCATAGCGGCGCTCCAACTCACCGAGCGGACTCGTTTGCGTCGACAGCGATGCGATGCGCCCCTGGATGGCGCCATACTTTGCTTTCGGGAATGCGGCGATGTTAAGCAGCACCTCGGTGCCGACCGTCACATGTCCGATGGCTCTTGAAGGAATGAGGATTTCAGCCTCGAACACCGACTCGCTTGGGGTGATGGATGCAATGATCGAGTCGGTGCCGATACGCTGACCTTGTGATGCATAGATCGCTGCGACCGTGCCGCTCAAGGGTGAGGTGATGGTCTGCAGCCGGTCGGACTTGGCTCTGGCCACTTGATCTTCGATCGTGGATTTCTCGCGCTCGATTTCACTTGCTTGCCTGCTGGCCGTTGTCTTTATCTCGGTGATCTCACCCAGCAATGCGGCACGTTGATTGCGAAGTGTGGACTGCTGCGCGCGGGCATCCTGGATCTGCGCCTCTGCATCCAAGAGGGCATTTTCGTAGGTGAGGTAGGTATATTTGGACACATACTTCTCAGCAAGCAGCGGCTCAATGGTCTTCAACAGTTCTTTGTTCTTGGCGTATTTCTTTTCCAAGATTGAGATCTTGCGAGCGACTTCCTGCAGCGCACCGCTCGTTTCTTCGACTTGGCGCGTCAGTTCCCGTTCGCGCTGGCCGGAAAATTCATGCGTCTGCAATTGCTCCTTGGTCAGCTCTTCTGATCGGGTGAGCGCACGCTTGATCGTCTCATCGGATAGAGAGCGGCCCGCTTCGTCGGTGGTGTCGGCTGACAGCTCCGCGAGCACTTGGCCCTTTTTGACCAAGGCGTTGGGCTTTAACGTCGTTGACAGGATGAGGCCAGGCGTTCCACTTCGGATGTCCACTCGCCCATGCGTCGAAATGATCTGGCCCGACACGTGCTCCCGCTTGGAGTAGGACGCGGTCAGAACAAACGTGGCCAGCAAGAGGAAAAGCACACAGCCACAGCCGATCCAGATCCGGATGGACGAGGGAAACGCATCTTTTAGGTCGCCGAGTGTGGAAGTTGTCTCCGGCCCCTTTCGCTTGCGAAAGAGCGGTTGTTCTGCGTCATCCGTCTGACCTGACTCGCTATCCATAGCACCTACACTTCGAGATCTACTGCACAACTTGCGTGAGTTGAGGCTACCCGCGCAGACATTAAAATTACATTTGCATTTTGTTGATCTGGCGTTGGCATTTGCGCCAAAACCTAAGGTTGCAAGCCCCACGCTATTGCTTTTTCAGCAACCAAGGTTTGCGTCAAGCGAAGGTGCGTTGCGCAAAGCGCAGCCACGCATTGCGGAGTCGGACCACGGCGGATAGCGCACAAAACGCGTCAACATCACTTAGCACGTGCTGCTCCCAATCGTTATCACGCCGATCCTAGGCTTCTATCACGTCAGCCACCGCCCCCATCAGCACCACCACTGGACGCGTCTGACATCGCCTGCTGTTGAGAGTGGCCAGCAAGCGTCATTACTGGGCCAGTTGGGTTCTTGTCGATTTCTTCGCGCTCGCGCTGAAATTGCACCATCTCCTGCGCCCGCTGTTGATCCAATGCCTCCGTCTTCTGCAAGGTCTGATTGATGCCAGGCGATGGCGTGTTGAGCGCAGTTTCCGAGTGGAACCCAGGCGTTTTGCCAAACACAAAGGCGACATCATCTTGGATGGTGACTTTCCGAAGTTCATCCGCCCGCTCGATGCCTGACTCTTTGACGGCATGCAGCACTTCGGCCGTTTTCTCATCGGAAGTGCCTTTCGGAAGTTGTGCCTGGATGGCAGAGAACAGCGCGTAATCCCGATGATTGGTGGGAAACGCCTGCTGAGCGACATCTTGGAAGGGCCTTGCTTGCTCAACGCGATCCTCATCGTCCATACCTGGGTTTGGACGCCCGCCAGTCCCACCGAAGCTCGGCAATGACACATAGGAGGTCGTGCGCTCAGGCAAGACGATCTGTGCCGGCATTTCGCTCTGCGTTGGCGTTGCCGGCAATGTCGCTTGCGCAACCTCTGGCTGCGTTGCCTGCAATGGAACAGCCGATGGCGCTTCGTTCCGTGGCGTGACTCCTTGCGCTTGCTGCTCGCTGCCCTTCTCCACTTGGCCATTTGCCGATGCCGGTGCTGTGGGTTTCAAAGCTTCCCGGCGCGTGTGTTGTGCCTGAGACAGCGCTGCATCCAAGTCCTGGCCGGCAACGCCCGTTGCAGGCAAACCCTGGTCTTGCTGGAACTGCCTCACGGCATGTTCGGTCTCTGGACCGTAGTGCCCGTCTTGCGGCACGGCCTGACCATTGGGACCACGGGCATCCACTTGCTGCAAGCGATACTGCAAGAACTCGACCTCTTGTCCCCGATCACCCAGGCGCAACCCTTCCACCTCACCTGATGCCGACGGCGTTGGAACGTTTGCCTGGGTTGGGGTTTCCTCAAGAGACGTGAGAGCTGATGATGCCGATCCAGCGCTCGGCGCAGATGCGCTTGCCGAGGGTGGGGCGACTGCCTCCGCCTTCGGCTGGACTGCGCCGGCTGTCGGAGGTGCGGCAACCTCAGGTGTTCGGGTTTCTTGGGGTTCGCGTTGTGGGACAGGTTCGGGCTTTGGTTCGGCGGGCTTGGCAACCTGGGACGGCTCTTCCTGCGTTTGGGCGTTGACGGATGTAGGAGTCGCCACCGGAGCAGGCGTGCCGACCTCAGCAACAGTAGGCTGCTCAGCGGCGCGCGCAATGCCTTGATCGCGCGCATCAATGGCTGCCTGAGGCGCTTGGGTTTCATCCACATGCGGGGCGGTAACGGTCGTTGCTGCGAAGCTTGCGACCTGTTGGGCCTCTTGCGTGGAAACGCCCTGCCGATTGGCTTCGCGCAATGCTTGATCGTAGGCATCGCGCTCTTGGGGCGATTGCGCGTCAATGCGCAGCTCGGGTGCACCCGTCGAAGAAGGTTGCTCCTGCCGAAGCGATTGCACTTCGCCAAGCGCCTGATGGATCTCATCAGTGCTGGTGGTTGCTGCAACACGCACTACACCATCGGCGTCACGGCTTAAATGCTGGATGGGGCTGTCCACCGAATATTGGCCGGTTGAATCACGCTCCAATGCCAAAGAGCTGGTCGCTGCATCAATCCCGTTTGCCTCACGTGTCCGTTGCACCGCGAGCTGGATAGCACCTGCAGTCTGGGCATTGGGCGCAACGCCATAGGCGGCATAGGTCGCTTCGGTATTGGCCTGGTCTTGTTGCTGCGCGGTTGGCATTTGCCGCGCGGGCATCTGGGCCATTGCCTGCGCATGCTGCTCCAAGGCCGGTTGCAAGCGCTCACGCGTTGCATTGAGTTCCAACGGGACATTGCCTTCGGCAGCAACACCATCATGTCGCCACTGGCCCTGGGTATCGCGCTGATACTGTTTGCCGTCCGAGGCTTGCAACGAATCCGAGTTCAAGGCGGTTTGCACGGCAGCTGGCACAGGCCCGAAGTCGTCCCAGCCATTGCGCTGATAGGCAGCTT
The window above is part of the Xanthomonas cassavae CFBP 4642 genome. Proteins encoded here:
- a CDS encoding zeta toxin family protein, which gives rise to MANESDVLPKGIHEQILREQILTAPDFINSTAEQQPKAIILGGQPGAGKGGLVAQAKAELDQNAVTIDPDELRRHHPRVADFRRENPYEWSGRTHKDASSWADELRVAATAEKKNLIFDTTLSDGKWASETLIKGLQEQGYEVEVRAVASPKLESEHGVDERFTANTDRQGYGRHVPEGARDAIYGKLPVSLDTIHANSDVPIRIFNREGIELYDSRIDTRMPGQAMEEARNARLKDPAFTEHLREAWQKQVDWHRDLPDHVQEIPKSDPAFQAKLLEEHAKLRVSDVVASRMEGIATIDELVRPGAPPARVPVPEPEIPGLRRAGMTAGLAGLGVAATAYDASQTGERVGTLLAQDNLTAARSEALHFGARGVGGWAGGAATAAVVGTTGAGPVALVVADGYLFSAAADKAVTLWDNRQIYTQTDKQGVSWQFNGSQWLRQEKADLQNDGTDTPQKQGMFALPEKARELNYHASSEATEQALGKVQPSNPYVQPSSEADAAHLYARDWRHDPASGQWSRMIADEVDRNDRPVWTVDPASPERSAALDQQAAQVVDANIARGPAAIAATYQAAYQRNGWDDFGPVPAAVQTALNSDSLQASDGKQYQRDTQGQWRHDGVAAEGNVPLELNATRERLQPALEQHAQAMAQMPARQMPTAQQQDQANTEATYAAYGVAPNAQTAGAIQLAVQRTREANGIDAATSSLALERDSTGQYSVDSPIQHLSRDADGVVRVAATTSTDEIHQALGEVQSLRQEQPSSTGAPELRIDAQSPQERDAYDQALREANRQGVSTQEAQQVASFAATTVTAPHVDETQAPQAAIDARDQGIARAAEQPTVAEVGTPAPVATPTSVNAQTQEEPSQVAKPAEPKPEPVPQREPQETRTPEVAAPPTAGAVQPKAEAVAPPSASASAPSAGSASSALTSLEETPTQANVPTPSASGEVEGLRLGDRGQEVEFLQYRLQQVDARGPNGQAVPQDGHYGPETEHAVRQFQQDQGLPATGVAGQDLDAALSQAQHTRREALKPTAPASANGQVEKGSEQQAQGVTPRNEAPSAVPLQATQPEVAQATLPATPTQSEMPAQIVLPERTTSYVSLPSFGGTGGRPNPGMDDEDRVEQARPFQDVAQQAFPTNHRDYALFSAIQAQLPKGTSDEKTAEVLHAVKESGIERADELRKVTIQDDVAFVFGKTPGFHSETALNTPSPGINQTLQKTEALDQQRAQEMVQFQREREEIDKNPTGPVMTLAGHSQQQAMSDASSGGADGGGG